One segment of Macrotis lagotis isolate mMagLag1 chromosome 1, bilby.v1.9.chrom.fasta, whole genome shotgun sequence DNA contains the following:
- the MRPS2 gene encoding small ribosomal subunit protein uS2m yields the protein MAAAAAPLPLLRAGSLSGSRWSELVRKASPWAPQHRRRPYGSAPAAGTDRPEDLGDLNDKILTEPLKHSDFFNIKELFSLKTLFDARVHLGHKKGCRHRFMEPYIFGTRLEQDIIDLDQTVTHLQLALNFTAHVAYRKGIILFVSRNRQFTHLIEKMAVDCEEYAHTRYFKGGLLTNAPVQFGPGVRLPDLMIFFHTLNNVFEPHVAVRDAAKMNIPTVGIVDTNCNPCLISYPIPGNDDSPDSIKLFCHLFGTTIKRAKAKRKQIEFLFSQQGKQMAKKTEDTDQQPPSPAQLET from the exons ATGGCTGCGGCCGCGGCCCCGCTGCCGCTGCTCCGGGCGG gcagCCTGTCCGGGTCTCGTTGGTCGGAGCTCGTCCGCAAGGCCTCCCCGTGGGCGCCCCAGCACCGCCGCCGCCCGTATGGAAGCGCTCCCGCCGCGGGGACCGACCGGCCGGAGGATCTCGGCG atctCAATGACAAGATTTTGACTGAACCCCTCAAGCACTCTGATTTCTTTAATATAAAGGAACTGTTTTCCCTGAAAACTCTTTTTGATGCCAGAGTACATTTAGGACATAAAAAAGGCTGCCGCCACAG GTTTATGGAGCCATATATTTTTGGGACCCGTCTAGAGCAGGACATCATTGACTTGGACCAGACAGTCACACATCTCCAACTGGCTCTGAACTTTACTGCCCATGTGGCCTATCGcaaaggaattattttgtttgtgAGCCGGAACCGACAGTTCACCCACCTAATAGAAAAAATGGCCGTGGACTGTGAAGAGTATGCTCACACCAGATATTTTAAAGGAGGCTTGCTGACTAATGCCCCTGTCCAGTTTGGCCCTGGGGTCCGTCTCCCAGATTTGATGATCTTCTTCCATACCCTGAACAATGTCTTTGAGCCACATGTGGCTGTGAGGGATGCTGCCAAGATGAACATCCCTACTGTGGGCATTGTGGACACAAACTGTAACCCATGCCTCATTTCATACCCCATCCCTGGAAATGatgattctcctgactccatcaAGCTCTTCTGTCACCTCTTTGGAACAACCATCAAACGGGCTAAGGCAAAGAGGAAgcaaatagaatttctcttcaGCCAGCAGGGCAAACAGATGGCTAAGAAGACAGAAGACACAGACCAGCAGCCCCCAAGCCCTGCTCAGTTAGAAACATAG